The following DNA comes from Fretibacterium sp. OH1220_COT-178.
GAGCTCCCAATAGGCCTTCTCGGCCTTGCCCATGCACTCGATGGTGTAGTCGGTCAGGAACTGGGTGGCCTTCTCCGGGCTCTCCTTGTAGAGCTCGGCCGCCTTCTTCTCCACCTCGGGCTGTTTTTTGAAGAACTCGTCCTCGATCGGGTTGCGGACGGCCTCCAGGTCCTTGATGGCCTCCTGATAGCGCCAGTTCACGACGTCGTCCTGAAGCATGAACGCCCACTGCGCGGAGTCGAAGCTGAACTTGTCCCGGTCGAAATTGCTCTTCCAGCTCTCCTTCGTGTCCCGGGTTCCGGTGTAGACGGGCACGTAAAGCGTATGGGCCGGGTTGTCGTAGCCGAACCACAGGACGCCGCCCACGGGCTCAGGCAGGTCCTTGCGCATCTGCGAGACCCAGCTGTAGGCGCAGCCGTTGACCGCGACGCTGCGGGAATAGGGGATTTTCAAGAGCTTCCGCTGCAGACGGGTCGGGAAGGGGGTCGTCAGAGGGCTCTTGACGGCCTTGCCCTCCTCGTCCGCGACGATCCAGGCGGGGTGTGAGGACATGTCGAAGACGCTGTCGCAGTGGTAGCCGCGGATGAAGCTCATGACGTCGCGCACCGAGATCTTCTTCTCCGGCTTGATGGAGAAGGGATAGGCGTTCACGGGGGCGTAGGGGTCCCATTCCCGGCTGGGGGCCAGGGCCTTGTGGATGGAATAGAGGCGGTTTCGGATCCACATGGAGCTCAGGGCCCAGTCGTCGTTCCCGGTGGCGGGGGAGTAGGCGGCCTGGAAGTCGAACGGCTCGCCGCTCTTGGGGTCGTAAAGGCCGTTGTCGATGGCGTGTTGCATGTAGTTGTCGGAGACCATGAAGTTCTTGGTGTCCTTGGGGTCGATAAAGCGGATGCGGGCGATGTTGGGCACCACCACCACCTCGTCGTCCGGCACGCGCTGCGCCGCCCAGAGGGAGCCGGGTTTGCCGCTCTCGGGGGTCCAGGTGAACCCCGTGCTGAAGACGTGGAAGATCCAGGCCTCGTCGGGATCGGTGATGGTCAGGCACTCGCCCTCCGTCCCGCAGGAGGGGAGAAAACCGTACTTCTGGGACAGTTCCCCGATGACGGCGATGGCCTCCCGGGCGGTCTTGGCACGCTGCAGGGCGAAGACCTCCAGCTGTTCGATGGTCATGATCGCCTTGCCCCCGTTGGGCACGGTCTTGAGGATTTCCTTTTGGCCGATCGTCGTCTCGCCGATGGCGACGCGGTGTTCGTTCATCGCCGGGTAGCCGACGTGGAAATAGCCGTAGGTCTGCTCCACCTGCGGGATCTCGCCGATCTTGACCCAGCCGCCCCGCTCCTCCAGGACGATGTTGCGGAAGACGTCGGCCTTGGCGCCGGCGGGGAACTTCTGACCGGGGATGAAACGGATCTGGGCGTCGTAATAGGCTCCGTCCGCCGTGTGGCAGGTCATCACGGACCCGTCGGTGGAGGCGTCCTTGCCGACGACGACGTCCGTACAGGCCAGCGAGGGCAGGCAGAGGGCCAGAAGGCAAAAGGAACCGAGAAGGATGCGACCGAAAACGTTGCGCCTGGAGCGGATCATATCGATACGATCTCCTTTCTGAAGCGATTGCTTCAAGACTTACCCCAAAACCCTTCACGCACGACTCCAGAGATGTACGGCCCCGGGCTCCACCTCCTTCGCAGCGCTCCGTTCGGGAAAAGGAGCGACGACCTTCCTCTCTTCAACTTGTTCTCTTCAAGGGCAAAGCCCAAAACAGCTCTCCCTTGGAGACCTTCCTTCGTTAGTGTAGCACAACACAGGAAATATACACTTCTAATGTTGCATTATGAACAAACGTATTTTTTCATGTTCTATAAAACTGTCGAGAAGGTTCGATTTGTGGCTTGATTTCGTGCAGAGGGGGCGTTCTTTCATCCAAACGATTCCCCCCGCAAAATAAGACGAAGCTCGAGGAGGACGTTCCCTCCTCGAGCTCCGTCGTTCTGTGTGACGCCAAAGCCTGCCTGCCGAGAGTCCGCGGAGCGCTCCCTGCCGAGCCCGAAGATGAAGTGCGGCGGGGTCCGTCAGTCCAGGCTGCGCAGGTTGAGCACCTCGACCGGCCAGTCCGTATCGGCCTCGCCGGTCGAGCCCTTGTAAAGCTCGGCCTGTTCCACGATCTGAGAGCGCAGCGTGAAGGCCAGAGTCATGTCCCCGTCCGCGAACTCGTAGGAGAGGATGCTGACCTCCGGCTCTCCGCTTGGGGTCTCGCGGACCGTCGGGGTGCCGACCTTGGTCCTCAGCTCGTCCTTGCTCATGCCGATGGCCTCGAAGCCCAAAAACGTCTTGCAGGCCTCGGCGGAGTTGGTCTTGAAATAGACGTCCTCGGCCTTGGGGCCTTCTCCGAGGGTCTGCAGCACGGCCCCGGAGGTGGACCAGGTCTCCACCTCGGCTCCTTCCACCGGGGTGCTCTCCTGTTGAGTCCAGTTCTTGGGCGCTTTGCCGGCGATCTTCCGGCGGGCCGCGACGTAGCGCTTGTAGATGTTGACGGCCGACTTGCTCTTTGGCCCCATCTTCAGGCGGATTCCCTC
Coding sequences within:
- a CDS encoding dipeptidase, with translation MIRSRRNVFGRILLGSFCLLALCLPSLACTDVVVGKDASTDGSVMTCHTADGAYYDAQIRFIPGQKFPAGAKADVFRNIVLEERGGWVKIGEIPQVEQTYGYFHVGYPAMNEHRVAIGETTIGQKEILKTVPNGGKAIMTIEQLEVFALQRAKTAREAIAVIGELSQKYGFLPSCGTEGECLTITDPDEAWIFHVFSTGFTWTPESGKPGSLWAAQRVPDDEVVVVPNIARIRFIDPKDTKNFMVSDNYMQHAIDNGLYDPKSGEPFDFQAAYSPATGNDDWALSSMWIRNRLYSIHKALAPSREWDPYAPVNAYPFSIKPEKKISVRDVMSFIRGYHCDSVFDMSSHPAWIVADEEGKAVKSPLTTPFPTRLQRKLLKIPYSRSVAVNGCAYSWVSQMRKDLPEPVGGVLWFGYDNPAHTLYVPVYTGTRDTKESWKSNFDRDKFSFDSAQWAFMLQDDVVNWRYQEAIKDLEAVRNPIEDEFFKKQPEVEKKAAELYKESPEKATQFLTDYTIECMGKAEKAYWELNATSIAKYTNNR